From the genome of Athene noctua chromosome 26, bAthNoc1.hap1.1, whole genome shotgun sequence:
ccacccccgagtcagagcagagctgctgaggacCCCCCCCCCTTCAGCTCTGATGTGCTTCCTTGGGGCCAAAATCCATCCTTACGGGAAAAATTTTGGCTGCAAAGGCAGCGGGATTGTGCAAACCCAGACCTGTTTCTGGGTTCGGGCCTAATCTCGCGTGTTCCGCCTGAAAAGTTTTGGGTAGTTTTGGTTCAAGAGCGAGAGTAAATATGGAAATAGGGAATTTTCTCACTGGATGTACACAGAGCCCTGCCACAAACCGTAATCCTTCTGAGAGACGAGGCTGGCCTAAAGGAAGAGCGAGTGCTACAGCCTGGGACGGAGTCAAAGGTGGAAACGAGTCCTGGTCGCCAGCTGCCACAGCAGCTCCGCAGCACCCAGCGAGGAGCCGGAGGGGTTCGGCCTCCACCCTGTCCCATCACCTTTTAGTTTCTGGGTAAGAACCTAATTAAAGAAAACCTAATTACAGAAAATCCCAGTGAAGTCTTTAGGGCTGTAGGGGAACACTGGCACCACTACAGACTTACTGCAGTTATTACGGGGGGTTGTACGTGACCCCGCCAGCACCAGCTCCGCCTGGCATGAGTGTCCCCGCCACACCGCGACACCCTGCGCCAGCACCGCGGGTCCCGGCGCCGCCGCAAGCACCGGGAACGGCCTCATCACCCAGCTCCGAGAAACGGGGCGGAAAAGCAGAGGCTGCTGGGAGGCAGCTCAGGAGCCACGAGGCGCACTAGTTAACGCTGAATATAACGCCACCGCTCCCGTAAAAACCTCCGAGCCTGCCAGCGCGGCGCAGTAAACGCAGGAATTCAGCAGCTGCTGACATGTTCTCTGGAAATAACATGCCCAGGTCTTGTAGCGCTGGCGTCTTTAATCGCTGTTTAACTGTTCGAACATCGGCATCGCTGGGGATTTTTATGGTCTGTTTAAAAAGCACAATGATTCCCTTCATGGAGAAGTTTGTAGCTACAATTACCCTTCTGTCGCAACCTGCCAGGAGGCATCGAAAGCCTTTCCCTGCTCGCAGGCGGGGCGGCTCTGCCTGCCGCTCGCCAACAGAAATCGCGGCGGCACCGAAGGCGGCGAGGCCGGGCGCAGGTTGGACGCGTGCCGGGAGGATGCCGACTCGGGCCACGACCAGCTCAGCTCCCTCCTGGCCTGTgccagctgtgggagcaggatgcggcccccgCGACGGAGAGGGCAGAGAGAGAGggcagctgcccccccagccccgtccttccctccctcctcctctcaccGGGGGTGAATTACTGAAGGCGAAGGAGAGCAGCGGCTGGAGCTCGTTTCgctcagcagctgcttctctggcCGGCACCTCTCCCCCTCTGTACAGCCGTCGCTCGGCCCCGACGTCCAGCGGCCCTAATGGGAACCCCGCGTGGGGTGAGGAGTGCcgccaccgccgcggctgccccgACCCGGGCCCTCCACAGACAGACCCGTCATCTCCAACGGCTTCGTCCGACTGATCCCTGCACCCTTGGGTGGAGTTGCAGGTTCCTGCTCGCCAGCTGCGGGAATTTTTGGATCGAGCCTCCCGTTACATTACTACCCATTACACGTGTTCCCGCTGAACAACTGAAGGAGCAGGAGCACAGTGGGGTGAGAGGGAAGGCGCAGCCAACACCTGCGACAGCGGCGGGATGCAGGAATGCGACGGGCGAGAGGGCTGAGCCACCACCGGGCTCCTGTACAGCACGGGAGAGCCAAACTGGAGCCTCGAGCTGGGGGACACGGGGTTTCTACAGCCCCACGGAGTAACCCAGAAAGCTGAGTAGTAACTCAGAAGGCCGAGGAAGAGGTGAGAGGCACGAGCACAAGCTCCATCCGAGGAGGACTAGTCGCTCATTTTGCCTCCAGAGTAGAACTGGTTGAAGTTTCTGCAGTATTTAAGAGTGCCTGCACATTGAGAGTGGAAATAGGCAGCTGAAGAACGTGTTTTGCCCACCAAAGCAAAAAACTGTCCGGTTTTCTATTTTGCTTCTTTGAAGAACAAAAGGAGCGTAAAATAGCAACGCGAAAAGGGAAAAAACTGACAAACAGAATCCGAAGAGCAAGCCTGGGAAGACCCTGACACAGTCCCCTGCTCTCTCCTCGCATGTTTTTTCAGGTCTGAGCTGTGTGAGACTGCAACAGGTAACGCCTCAGCCCGTCGGCACCTCCTGCGGGTCCCCGGCAGCGGCCACGTTCGGCCCCACTGGCCCGGCCACGGCGCGCGCGGAGCAAGCGGGCGATGGCACGAACACCGCACGCGCTCCCAGCCGAGCCCAAGGGGACCCCgacaggggaaaaaagcagaggaaagtaAATGAGACTCCAGGGAAATTAAGGCAAAGTGGAAGTCCTGGCAGAGCGAGGTAATAATTTCCTTTCTGAATGAGTAACTGTTTAGAATGTAACCAGGCGAACACGATTAAACCGAATGAATATAAATTCTAGGTGCGGTAGTAAGTAATGaagtgaagaaaatgaacagCACCTAATTAACAAGAAAATAGGATCTGCCATAACGCGTTGGAATCTAATGAAAAATGAAGGTTCAGCTTCCCCTCTCAAGATTTTTCCAGATGGAAAATACCCCCGTTTCCATCGGGCGCCTTGGGAACATCCCGGGGACTGGAGTGCCTGGAAGAACCGCTCctgccccgggcggggcggggcagccGGCGCAGAACCCCCGGTGAGGAGCGGCCGGGAGCCGCCGGGCCCGAGCACCCGCCGAGGCGCCCCTTTCCCGCGGGGGTTCCAcggcggggcagcgcggcggcgggacggagcccccggcccggggccgtAAACTGGCGGGCGGGGCGGGACGCGCCGTTCTCCGGCCGCTTCTCCCCGCGCCGCTCCGGGGAGGGACGAGGcctgcgcggggctgcgggggccgcTCCCGCACCGAGACCTGGCGCCAGGAGCGCTCCGGGGTCACCCGCCGCCCACCCCGGGCCCGCCGCGCGTTCCTGCCTGAAAATAAcgggtttaggggttttttaaagctGTGCCGCCCCCCGCCGGTGCCCGCGCGCGCAGCCGGCCGCGCCTCCCCTCGGCAGGCGGCGGGGACCCCGCGGGCtcccgcggccgctccccccgcccgcaccggccgccgcctcctgcccccgcgccgggcccgccggaaggggcggggcgcGCGCGTGACGCAGCGGCGTGACGCAGCGACGTGTCGCCGCCGGCGCCTGCGCAGAGGGGAGCTGCGGTGAGCGCGCGCGGCTCGGCCGCggcgatgggggcggcggcggccgaggcgGACCGGACCCTCTTCGTGGGTAACCTGGACCCCAGAGTCACCGAGGAGCTCATCTTCGAGCTCTTCCACCAGGTACCGCCCGGCGGCCGCCACCGCGCCCGCGCTTTGTACCGGGGCAGGGCTGGACGGGGAGGCCGCGGCCGCCATTTTGGGGCGGGCTCGAACGAGGGTACGGCGGCCGCCATTTTGGGGCGGGCTCGGGCTGGGGTACGGCGGCCGCCGAGGGAAAAACTTCCGCGGGGCgactgtcccccccccccccccccaagcggGGCCGGTTTCATTTACCGCCTTTTTATTTCTCGGTGCGCAGGCCGGGCCGGTAATTAAGGTTAAAATCCCCAAGGACAGAGACGGCAGACCCAAGCAGTTCGCGTTTGTGAACTTCAAACATGAAGAGTCTGTCCCTTACGGGTTGAGCCTGCTCAACGGGATCAAGCTGTACGGAAGGCCCATCAAGATTCAGTTCCGATCAGGTACCCGCGCAAAGCAACGTCAAATAACCCGGTTACTAGAGAGAAAGCAAAACTGCTGTCAGCATGTGACAGACTTGTCTTTAATTGGGTTAATCACACGTAGTTCTCACCAAACACTCGCTTCCCCAGGAGGTGATGATTTCAGGGAAGGGTGGTGTTGATGCTTTAGTCCCTGTGCTTCAGCAGGGGACCTTTCGCTCAGTTACAGCCACGTtaatccctgagccgagccctcccttgggtttttctttttggatTATTCATTTGTACCCTTGAAAGCTGTTGTACACCATCAGGCGAGCAGTAGAAGCTGTGCCTGATGTCGGTCGGTCAGAATATCGCCACCCAATTGCATCATTCCCGCTTGTTGCAGCCTCTCCTTTTGGAGACGGGACCGGGCGTTTCTGCAGGTCGCTGACTAAACTCGACAGCTCGTTAAGCACGCGGCAGCTCTTAGCGCCTCCCAAGTTCACTTCGTACCCAAGGTCCCCTAACTTGTGTTTGTCAGTCTCgtgaaatgttttgtttcccttcagGGAGCAGTCACGCCTCTCAGGATGGGAATCCTTCTTGTTCCCCGCATGGAGCTGCCAACACCAGCCCGTCTGGCACACCGCATCCAGCCTCGAGCTGCAGCAGGTACGAGCCCCGTCAGCCAGTGCTGCGGGGACACATGCAGGTCGCAGTAGGAAGTGGCATTTGCACAGTTTGCTGCGTCTCTGCCTCTTTGCAAGAGCGCTTTGGTCTTTCTTCCCTGCAGAGCGAGCGCTTGAACTCATAGTGCCCTCAGTACCCTTCCTGGTGCCTGAAACCCTAATGCTAAAGGAAAAGGGTCGTGTTTCCAGGCAAGGGCAGAAAAGATCCACTGAGGAGAAGCGGGGAGAGCGCTGCCAAACGCGCGATGCAAGCGCGTCCGCACCAAGTTTCTGACCGCGGTAGCGAGAACTCGGCCGGTTGTTTCCTTTGTAACGGGAGAAATGTGACGAGGCCGCAAACGCCCCTCAGGTGGCGATAGTCTCGAGCTTAAGGCTAAAATTCCTAATCGCTTCTTCCTGCAGATACGACAGGAGCGCTGAGGGGACGGTAGCAGCGGGGTTCTCACCGGTGCAGCGGTCTCTGCCGTCAGCCGAGAGCCTTCAGAGACAAGCGGTGGTATGCTGTGCGCCTGTTCGACCCCGCAGCCGCCCGCGCCTGGCGGACGACGCGCCTCAGAGCTGCCTCTCGCTCGGAGTCCCCGTCTCCTGTAACGGTCCCGAGAGGCTGCGGGGACCTGCTCTTGGAGTGCCCGGCGCCCACCGgcccttctcctcttctctttgcagatgagcagcgccacgtggcagcagcagcctcactTCGCAGGGAAGCACGAGCCGCCCGGCTTCGCCCCGCCCGGCTACCAGCACGCTCCTCACACCTTCCACCCCTCaccggcccccccggggctgcggcgcCCCGAGACCCCGGCGCTGCGCAAGGGCCGGCTGAGCACCCACCCCTACCACCCCGACAGCAGGCACTTCGGCCGCGAGCCGCGCTTCGGGGAGCGGGGCCACGACCACGGCCGCGCCAAGAGGGAGGAGTACGGCGACACCGGCGCCGAGCATCACTACAGGGCAGGCCGGGAGGAGCCCGGCTATGAGGACAGGCACCGGGACGGCTGGAGCCACGACTACGACTACCGCAGGGAGAGCTACAGGGAGGCCAAGTGGCACCTGTCGTGGCATTAGTGCCCGTTTAACGAACTTGACAGCCAGAAAAGCTCCATGTTTCTTACAGAATATAAAAcgcataaaaaaagaaaaaccccacaacactaAACCTGTCGGTTACCTTTTAATGTTGATAAAACATCGCAGCATGCTCCTCCTAAAGCCGCGCCTCGGTTTTAAACGCCTTAACGCCGCACCTCAGGGCTTTTGGCGGAGGAAGAGCCCGACGCACCGGAGCTCCCGCGGGAGCGGCCGGTGGCGTTgccggggcaggggagggcagccgcagccggggcgggggcagcTCCCCCTCGGACGGGCTGTGGCGTGCCCGGGGCTTCCCGGCAGCTGAAATATCTCACCGCCGTTGTTACGGGAGTTTTGAACGTTCCTCGTCTCGGAGAAGAGCATGAAATCCTCCCGGAGCGCAGCCGCGGGTGAACCTTCCTCGTTTCAGCCCGGGGGATCCGGTTTTACCGGCGGGCGGGCCAGGCCGCGGCTCCCGGCGTCCCCCGCGCCTACAGCTCCCGGCatcccccgcgccgccgccacgGCTCCAGGCGGCCGCCGCGCCTACAACTCCCAGCAGCCCCTGCgcggccgcccgcgcccgcccggcggggccggcgccgcggTGCCTGCCGGGAGCTGTAGTGCGGCGGCGGCGCTTTGCGGCCTGGCGGCGATGCTGGGCGGCAGCCGCGCTGGCCTGGGCCGCCTGCGGAGCTGCGGCGGGCGGCTgtggcggggccggcggcgggcggcgggcatGGCCGGCGGCGGCATGGGCCAGCGGATGGTCTGGGTGGACCTGGAGgtgcggggcgcggcggggctggaggggggagcggggcgggggtgCGCGGGCGGCCCGCGGCCGCGCTGACGCTGCCGCTGCGCTCTGTGGGCAGATGACGGGCCTGGACGTGGAGAAGGACCAGATCCTGGAGATGGCCTGCCTCATCACCGACTCCGACCTCAACGTCCTGGCGGaggtgagcagcagcagccgccgggccctgcccgcaCCACGGCCCGCCCGGCCGCTTTCTGCTTCCAGGGGACGCTGGAAAAAAAGACCcgtcgggcccggcccgggcggctCTGGGGtagcccctgccctggcacctgcTGCTCCAACACGGGGGCGCGGGGCCGAGACGAGAGCGCGGGGCCGGGGACGTTGCTCTGCGGGACTGAGGTGCCGCGTTGCTCCTCCGGACAGCAGCGTCTGTCACCCTCTGACTGGCGGGGCGGTTGTGCGCGGCGGCGTTGCGGCTCAGGCCTCAAACTGCTTCGTACTAAACTTTTTCTCATTACCGTTGTCCTCTCTTCCCGCCAGGGCCCCAACTTGATTATTAATCAGCCCGACGAGCTGCTGGACAGCATGTCTGAGTGGTGCAAGGAGCATCACGGGAAGGTAACCCTCTTCGAGCAGTCGGGCTGCAGTTTCTCTTTACGATGATGAGAGTGACGTATAATTCAGAATTAGTAGTTGCAGTACAGTCACCTGAAAAGGGACAACTCCCCTGCCGAGCAGTTTGCAATCAAACAGGAGATAAAGAGTGGGAGACAGGAAGTATCACCCTTATTTTGTACAGAGGAGCTGATGCGTGAGGTTTTGCCCGAGGTCTCGCAGGTCAGCTGTGGTGCAGCTGCAGGGAGTGTGCGCGTACGTTTAGCCTTCATCCCATATCTCGGCAGCAAGACTGCCCCAAAGCCGCCTTTGCTTTGTAGCCCAGTTTTTAATAAGTTTGAACAGTGCTGGAAGCTGCTTTCTGACGTGGGAGCCAGAAGCATCTGCCAAGGCCAACCGCTCGCGGACGGAGCTCACGGGAGAGCTGCTGGCAGGGTGAGACCCAGGGCGACAGGCCTGGGAAGGGCCGGTCCGTGCCGCCGGTTCCCGTCTCTGGAGGCAGAGACTCAGCCCCGCGTCTCTGGGCACCAGGCGAAGGAGCTGGGTCTGGCGTCGGCCGCGGCCTGGCTCTGCGGGAGccctggctctgggctgggctgcatGGACTCTGCTGCTGGCTCCTCCGGCGAAGCCTGGCCCGCGTTGCCTAAGAAAATTCAAAGAATAATTCCGCTGGAGAAGGGAAAGACGTGGCTTAAAGTCCCCGTAAGAGCAGGTGCAAGATCAGTGTAGAATAGTCCAGAGCTgacaaaatgcaaatttttcacTCCAAATTCAGATATTTGGAGAATGAAACAGACTGGTTTAGCGTAAACATTGGATTGTTATTTTTGTCTGTCCCCTCAGCGCTATAAGCCTTGTGTATTTTTTTGCTGAAAGCATAACTTTTGCAGCAAGAGATTATTTTAAGTTCTTTCAGGCACTGAAGAAAGCTTCCTCCTTGCCAGTAGCAAAACAGCGAATGGATTTTCCAGTCCCTGATTATGAATTGAAATTCGAGTTAGTTTTCAATTAAGGGCTGAAGTTTTCAGACACCCATaacccctcccctcctcccccctttGGCATCTTACTCTCCCCGGGAAGGATTAGCAAGAGTttggaaaattaatattaatttaccGTGATGGgtgcttttccccttctccagctGAGGACTCCAACTCTGCTTCGGTTCACGAGTGAATTGAAGATGGTAGCATACGTTATCGCTGCTCCTGAGGAGCTACTTATTTTTAATTGACTAAGAAAAGAGAAGCAATTAGAATATAGATGAAAATGCAGCTACATAATGAATTTTTTAACCACCACTTGGATCTGTCAAGTAGATTTTTGCGACACAGTCATGGAAATATATAGCGTAGCCAGATGGAAATAAATCACTGAGAACACTTGGAGCAGATTTGACatttaactgttaaaaaaaaaaaaaaaaggaggaaggaactTTTTCTGATTTGAGGAATCTTGATAAACCCTTGAGGCAGGATCCTGatggtttctgtttgtttatacCCACTGCTCCGTGCTGGGGAGGCAACTGcctctctttaaaataaatggaggaaCCCGGGTCACATTCCTATGGGTGACTTAACGAGGTCTCGGTAATTGGGAGGAACCCCCGAAGGGCAGCAACGGGGAGAGGGAAAACCCAGCCCAGAGGCACCGGCAGGTCAGcgtggggggggccggggctgcgctcGCCTTTGCCTGGGGGGGGCTTTCACTTCCCTGCCGTCGGTCCGGCCGGGTGCCGGAGGCGTCCGGGGCGAGAAGGGGCCCAGAACGTTGGCACACGGAGCTCGGGCGGCGCTTCGGGGCACGCCGGGGAGCAGACAGTACCCAAGGGTCGACCTTGCGCTGCTCAGCGTTTCTGCAGGCACCTTTCGTGGCAGCGTGTTTCTGGTTCCTGACGGGCGGCTCTTCTCTTGCAGTCTGGCCTTACGAAGGCTGTGAAGGAGAGTAAAATCTCCTTGCAGCAAGCGGAGTACGAGTTCCTGTCCTTCGTACGCCAACAGACCCCCCCAGGTCTCTGTCCTCTCGCAGGTAACACACGTTCCACTCTCTCCGACGAGTCTCGCCTCGTGCAGCTGGCGCGGGGACGCCTCGGTCGTCTGCGGTCGAGCAGGCGGGGCAGAGCCTCTTGGGTCCGGAGAGGTCTGGCGGCGGCGTCACCCTTCTGTGGGTTCCCACGGGCAGATCTTGCGCCGGGAATCCTCGGCTCTTTGTTGCGTTCacacccggggcgggcggcctgGCCGCCGGCAGCCGCGAGATCCCCGCGTATTTACATGGGATTACGTATTTAAGCGGCGTGTGATCCCGCAGTGACAATCTGACAAGCCTTCGCAATCATATTTACTAGAAAACGGGATAAAGGAGCCGCTTGTGAACAGCTTTCCGTGCCCTGTGATCTTTCCTCCACTCGCTCAGCTGCTTCGCGGGCCCGTGTCGTTCATAGCAGCTTCGTCATGTCTTTGAAGAAACATCTTGTTTTGTGTCTTTGTAGGTAACTCTGTTCATGCAGATAAGAAATTCCTTGACAAATACATGCCTCAGTTCATGAGGCATCTTCATTACCGGATCATCGATGTGAGCACCGTCAAAGAGCTTTGCCGGTGAGTGTTCCCCCCGCGACGCTCCCGGGAAGGATCATCTCGGgcagccggggccgccgcgctgAGGCTCGCGCTCCTCAGactgcccccagccccctcctctcttctcccctgctCGGGGGACGCGCAGAACGAGCCGCGccgtgctccagagcctgcagctCGCTGACTCGGGGCTCGGGGCTTCTCTGACACCAGCGAAGCTGAAATTCTCTCAGTGGTTGTAACAGACACGCCGCAGCCACCAGAGTGTCGCGGAGCCCCAGTTCCCTTTTACAAGTAGCTCTTTCTTCCGCTTACAGACGCTGGTACCCGGAAGAATACGAGTTTGCACCAAAGAAGGCGGCTTCTCACAGGTGAGGCGGCTGCTCGGGTCTGTCACCGAGCAGGGCTTGTCCCGCAGGAGCCGCGCTCCCGGGAGCAGGACACGGCGCTTCCGCTGCCTTTGTACGGGCGTGTTGCCCCCTGTGAACGCGGGTAGTGGAGGGAGAGCGGTTATTAAAACCAGAGTCACCAGTTCTGCTTCTGTGGGGATTCTCTGTTTGCCGTTCAAGCCCGGGTGCCTGTCTGGCAGCACTGACACACCCCCTCTCGCCCTGAACTGCCTTTAACCGCTGAAGGGGTCAAACCTGTTGCCTTCCAGGAGCTTCCGTGGCCCACGGGGACACAAACTCCCAAGCTGTGTGTTTCTCCCCAGCGTGTCGGGGCTGGTGGACTTTCGCTGCTTCCCCCGTAGCCAAGGATAGCGAGGGCTGTTTTAtttctggcagctgcctggcccGTGCGGGTCTGGCTTTGGTTTCGCACAGGCTGGAGTCTCTCGGAAGCGCTGGAGGAGCTGAAGAGGTGCACAGGCCTCTTGAAACCGTCCTTAATTCTCTTTCAGAGCGCTTGATGACATCAGGGAAAGCATCAAAGAGCTTCAGTTCTACAGAGACAGCATCTTCAAGAGGAAAACggatgaaaagaaaaggaaactaatAGAGAACGGAGAAAGCGATAAAGCTGCCAGCTGATTCCTCGTCTGACCTCGCCGTCCCGCAGCACGTCCCTAGATGTGTCTCCTGGTTCTTTTCCGTTGGCCGGTCTCTCGAGAAGCCGCCCCCCTCCGTTACCGTGTTCCTTAACAGCTGTTAAACGCAGACGGGAGCCCGagttcctgctgctgctctgcctcagcAAGGGATCGACACTCGAGCCTCGGCAGCGTCTCGTGCTAGGT
Proteins encoded in this window:
- the RBM7 gene encoding RNA-binding protein 7; translated protein: MGAAAAEADRTLFVGNLDPRVTEELIFELFHQAGPVIKVKIPKDRDGRPKQFAFVNFKHEESVPYGLSLLNGIKLYGRPIKIQFRSGSSHASQDGNPSCSPHGAANTSPSGTPHPASSCSRYDRSAEGTVAAGFSPVQRSLPSAESLQRQAVMSSATWQQQPHFAGKHEPPGFAPPGYQHAPHTFHPSPAPPGLRRPETPALRKGRLSTHPYHPDSRHFGREPRFGERGHDHGRAKREEYGDTGAEHHYRAGREEPGYEDRHRDGWSHDYDYRRESYREAKWHLSWH
- the REXO2 gene encoding oligoribonuclease, mitochondrial, with the translated sequence MLGGSRAGLGRLRSCGGRLWRGRRRAAGMAGGGMGQRMVWVDLEMTGLDVEKDQILEMACLITDSDLNVLAEGPNLIINQPDELLDSMSEWCKEHHGKSGLTKAVKESKISLQQAEYEFLSFVRQQTPPGLCPLAGNSVHADKKFLDKYMPQFMRHLHYRIIDVSTVKELCRRWYPEEYEFAPKKAASHRALDDIRESIKELQFYRDSIFKRKTDEKKRKLIENGESDKAAS